In the genome of Lacerta agilis isolate rLacAgi1 chromosome 2, rLacAgi1.pri, whole genome shotgun sequence, one region contains:
- the LOC117042373 gene encoding killer cell lectin-like receptor subfamily F member 1, whose translation MEDEDGYMALSPQPSNKNSARWAEAKRTQGNSKLIARYKISLGILGAACVVLGLAVIALIVFAVEGGLCKGETRGTAASATEDEAGTLKSPMRAHGSPCSEQMAIHLCEPFTESARCKLCPNNWVAREGKCYWFSKEKWNWLQGYSDCSRKRSQMLVVRDWAEMEFIQAITQEKYPVWIGLNITHLRNTWTWVEGSALNQTLFPLPLPETGAGCGVVKSGQVRSEMCTAEFRWICEKEAILF comes from the exons ATGGAAGATGAAGACGGTTACATGGCGTTAAGTCCCCAGCCAAGTAATAAAAACTCTGCACGTTGGGCAGAAGCTAAGAGGACGCAAG GCAATTCTAAGCTAATCGCTCGGTACAAAATCTCACTGGGGATATTAGGGGCAGCCTGTGTCGTTCTGGGATTGGCTGTGATTGCGCTGATCGTGTTTG CTGTGGAGGGAGGCTTATGTAAAGGTGAGACTCGTGGGACAGCTGCCAGCGCCACTGAGGATGAAGCAGGAACCTTGAAAAGCCCAATGAGAGCACATGGAAGCCCCTGTTCTGAGCAGATGGCCATTCACCTGTGTGAGCCATTTACAG AAAGTGCCAGGTGTAAGCTCTGTCCAAACAACTGGGTTGCACGGGAGGGAAAGTGCTACTGGTTTTCTAAAGAGAAATGGAATTGGCTTCAGGGCTACAGCGACTGTTCCAGGAAGAGATCTCAAATGCTAGTGGTCCGGGATTGGGCAGAAATG GAATTCATACAGGCCATCACTCAAGAGAAATATCCTGTTTGGATTGGACTTAATATTACACATCTGCGCAACACCTGGACCTGGGTGGAAGGCTCAGCCTTAAATCAAACCCT GTTCCCACTGCCTCTTCCAGAAACTGGAGCCGGTTGTGGAGTTGTGAAATCCGGTCAAGTTCGCTCTGAAATGTGCACTGCTGAATTTAGGTGGATTTGTGAAAAAGAAGCCATTTTGTTCTAA